The proteins below are encoded in one region of Spirochaetota bacterium:
- a CDS encoding DUF2147 domain-containing protein, which yields MVAALYALIIPEGGSTMFRILSVAVLSLSLFMLPNAVKAGGDDALGTWFTAKKDAKITIFKCEDKICGKISWLKTNPDDLDTKNPDPARRNDKILGKIMLWNFDFNGEKWENGFIYDPDSGDTYKCIMWMEGSGVLMVKGYIGFSFIGRSETWTKAE from the coding sequence ATGGTGGCGGCGTTGTATGCGCTTATAATCCCTGAAGGAGGATCAACGATGTTTAGAATTCTGTCTGTAGCAGTCCTGTCACTTTCGCTTTTCATGCTGCCCAACGCGGTCAAGGCCGGAGGGGACGATGCGCTGGGAACCTGGTTTACCGCGAAGAAGGACGCCAAAATCACCATTTTCAAATGCGAAGATAAAATCTGTGGAAAGATAAGCTGGCTCAAGACGAATCCGGACGACCTCGACACGAAGAACCCGGATCCGGCGCGCCGCAATGATAAAATCCTGGGCAAGATAATGCTCTGGAATTTCGATTTTAACGGCGAAAAGTGGGAAAACGGTTTTATTTATGATCCCGATTCCGGCGACACGTATAAGTGTATTATGTGGATGGAAGGTTCCGGCGTTCTCATGGTGAAGGGATATATCGGATTCTCGTTCATAGGCCGCTCCGAAACCTGGACAAAGGCGGAGTAG